The segment TACaatgggataaaaaaaaatactattgtgagcaattgttaaaattttaatacttaatgtatatatatctacgATTTAAactattctaaattattttgttttgattgattttcagaaatatattggatatttccattttaaatgttcttaattagtttttctatctagaaaataatttattgaacaattaaattcttttacaattgtataaatacatttaatattatcttgtataatttttgagataCTAAAGCTATTAGACATTTATTCATTCGATTATCCTCAAATCaaccttttaaattttcagtACGAGAGTAAAAAAGtaggcattttttaaattagatttatatctGTTTAGTATCACCTCTTTGCGTTTGATATTGACTAAATCAATCTTTGTTTTTAGTAATGTAAGAGAGCTAATTTACAATGTCtcaattcaatatatttcaaattacagGGTTCCACTATAAATATactgttcataattttttcaaagtgaaCTTTTCATCTACGGTGAATAATGAAGGATTCAGGGATGTCTTGTTTGATTTAAACCTTTATGAAGATGTGGAAAGTGAAgctcaaaaatacaaagaacTTCTTTCCCGTTATTGTCTTTATGATATTTCCACAACTCAGAATATATTCTTTGTTCATCCATATTTAAATACTACGGACGAAGAGAAGGTAAACGATAGAAAAGAACTCGAAGAGGAAAGTGTACAACTCCTTCAAACTCTCAAATGGGAGGTCCCAGGTCGAATAGCACTCCCTGTTCAATCCTTGAGTcgtaaaattgtatttcaatataaCCAAATCAAGCAAATTAGAGAATGTATTCTTCGAGATACTTCTGTCAAATATGCtgggatttttattaataaagatacaCTTTTTTATGGACATAGAATTGAGCTACAACGGGAACTCTTCGATCTAAATGTTTTTGATCGCTATTCAGTagtattacaaattttcaaacaacATGCTCAGACAAGAGAAGCTAAGCTTCAAGTCTCTTTAGCTGAAATACCATATGTGAGACACAGACTCAGAGGAGATCATGCCCTTGAACTGGAAAATAAGCATAggtttgtaatattaaatttttaacaaaattaaacttatgaGATCGATTAAAAATTCCCTTACCTCGAATTTTctagtgtatttttattaatctattataatttttaattccagTAAAAGTCGACAAGGTGAATCGTATTTTCATCATCATATGatggaactaaaaaaaagagaaaataaaataaaaaaagaactttgCCGTCTTAAGGAACAGCGATCATATCTACGTAGATCACGTTTCAAACTTGGATTGCCATCAATAGCTGTTGTTGGGTATACAAATTCCGGAAAAACGAGCTTAATTAAATCGCTTACTGGATCTGATAAATTAACTCCTGAAGATAAATTTTTTGCCACACTTGATGTCACCCTTCACGGTGGTTATTTACCACAGAGCCACCAAAAAGTCTTATATATTGACACCGTTGGTTTTATTTCAGACATTCCTGTTAATTTAATAGCTTCATTTGCATCAACATTGGAAGATGCTCTTCATGCGGATCTTTTGATTCATGTTCGAGATATCAGTCATCCAGATCACGAAAGACAAAACAAAATTGTGGAAAAGACtctccaatatatttttaaaggcaCGGAGAAAAAAGCTCTAAAGAACATGATCGTTGTGTATAATAAAGTTGATAAGATAGAAATGAATTCCCTAATGGAAATTATTTCTTCTAATGCTGAGATTTTCCCTGTATCTGCAACCCGTTATTATGGAATGCAATCACTATCCACATTAATTGAAAAGCGTACATTAGAAATAAGTGGCAGACAGTTATATACTTTTCGAGTTAAAAATGGTGGAAAAGAATATCAATGGATTCGAGTAAATTTTCCTATCACTGAAGAAATTGCCGATGAAaaggattttaattatattttcgtaAAGACGATGATAAAGAAATCGGATTTCAACAAATTTCGCTCCCATTTTGTCTCATGATTTCATGTTAGttacaaatatattcttaagGAAGCGCGCCTTTTgattgtaatattaataaagcccAATTAATCCCAATCATCTTAAATGTCTAGTGAATAGATTCAACTTAagttaatattgtatttttttgagagcATTCAAGTATTAGTTAATAACTCGCGCAGTATGGAAAATAATCTCCATGTTCAAGTATTTGTTAATGGAGAGCTTGTAACGACGTCATTTGATGACAAGGCAGGATTGAGATCGGCTCCAAGGAAGTGTATCTTCATTTTAGGAGTTtctcatttgtttttttgtatcatatcCATTCTTATTCAAGTAAGgactattttattttgcataaagttaaattattagAGATCGTTTTTGAAGACTCTGCTTCGCTTTTACCATCAAAGTACTGGCATATTAGATATTAATAACTTGGGAATAGGATGGTACTCCGGACTTATTTTTGGAGTAACTGGTGGTATAGGAATTTATGTGAGTAGACACATGACCAAATGCAGGTGATTAATTAGGAAATATATCatcaattctaaaaataaaacacccAATTCTTCTATCGTCTTAGCCTCGCTACTTTTCTGGTCCTTTGTGTACTATCCTCAATCATGTGTCTACCTTTATTACTCATTGCTGTCATAGGATATGAACAATTTAAAACAGgtgagaatttttttgaaataataaatattgcaattaatTAAGTATCATTTTAGCTCATGCTTCATTCATTACTTATTTACTACCTCTGCAAATCGTCGTATCCATATTAGAGGCTATTATTTCGATAATAAGTTCATGTATTAGCTGTCATGGAACTTGTTGCGCCCATTCTCCATTGGTGAAACCAAACTGTGAATGTAAACAAATAtctcaaaatgataaattggtTTAACCATTCGAGCATTTTGGTTGCTCAATAAAgtcttatattaattattagcaTTATATTGAAAAGCATTTGTGTAATTCGAATAAGTATTGTTATTTACTTCCAAATTTAGATGAAATTGATAAGATATAATATACATTGGAAGCGATTCAAGGAGAGGAGGCTATATTAATGAAAGAGTTGCCTGAATGCTCCCCGGCCAAAGTTATTGCAGttattagatattattaataaaaaattgtcactATTAATGCTTCTAAAAATTTAACGGAATATTGGAACTTATATTGAACACACAACCTCTTtgttctaaataattataaaaaagtatatttttagttatctACAGTCAACATATTAATACAAGGCTTTCAAAAGTCTTCCTGTTTTGGCGTGTAATATTTCTTCTTGCAATCTCATTAGTTGTAAAACAATCTAAGTCCTATTAATAAGGGAGTACTATAGTCTCTATAGTACTTATGTATTAATCTACTCTTTCTGATATTATCTATATTCTATTATCAACGTCAACTTTTAACCCCAGAAAAATggacattataatttaatttatctaactATTTACTATAACATGTATCTCCAAATTTGACAAACAGTTTTTTGGAatcaagtatatattaataaaagaaaaagaaaataactgttaaatatatattattaattttgaaacaattgtattttaaacatAACGCACCTACAGTAATGGGTCTAGTTGGATAACAATTAACGCTGTGTAATATTAACATTAcgcataatttaaatttatattatataaatattaaaaaaataaaataatgcattttaagcaATACATGACTATACATTTACTTGaagtctatttttatataagttctATAGTTTTCTTGAACCATCAAAACAACAAAATGCAGAATTTTACTTCATTGTTAATAAATAGaagtatttatctttttaatccTATTTTTGTTATAGATTTATAGATCAAAAGTTTTTCCTTGGATTTATTATAGAGGATAAATTACAAAAGCTTATACATCACTTTTTCACATAAGCAcccaaaattaatcaatatttcggtttttttttaattggaatatattttttacccaaTAGTTGTAGGCACATTACTGaatgaatattgtttttacccaataaataaattatcatatttttcctaTCAGTCTACCACATAACTTGTTTGAATGACAGTTTTCAGccatttattattagttttgtaATATTACTACAACCCAGAACTCAAAATcacaaaaagtacaaaatttacTCTTcgctgttaatttttttttttttttttggatctcGATAAAATTTTGATCGtgatttttgtttagaaaatattaaaaattttaccatcatataaaaaaattttattatcaatttcttaCTTTCTAAAATATGTTGCCCAGGTTTGA is part of the Lepeophtheirus salmonis chromosome 7, UVic_Lsal_1.4, whole genome shotgun sequence genome and harbors:
- the LOC121121425 gene encoding putative GTP-binding protein 6; protein product: MFCSSLIRICRAPRNIYFKGQVFGFHYKYTVHNFFKVNFSSTVNNEGFRDVLFDLNLYEDVESEAQKYKELLSRYCLYDISTTQNIFFVHPYLNTTDEEKVNDRKELEEESVQLLQTLKWEVPGRIALPVQSLSRKIVFQYNQIKQIRECILRDTSVKYAGIFINKDTLFYGHRIELQRELFDLNVFDRYSVVLQIFKQHAQTREAKLQVSLAEIPYVRHRLRGDHALELENKHSKSRQGESYFHHHMMELKKRENKIKKELCRLKEQRSYLRRSRFKLGLPSIAVVGYTNSGKTSLIKSLTGSDKLTPEDKFFATLDVTLHGGYLPQSHQKVLYIDTVGFISDIPVNLIASFASTLEDALHADLLIHVRDISHPDHERQNKIVEKTLQYIFKGTEKKALKNMIVVYNKVDKIEMNSLMEIISSNAEIFPVSATRYYGMQSLSTLIEKRTLEISGRQLYTFRVKNGGKEYQWIRVNFPITEEIADEKDFNYIFVKTMIKKSDFNKFRSHFVS
- the LOC121121426 gene encoding uncharacterized protein, whose product is MENNLHVQVFVNGELVTTSFDDKAGLRSAPRKCIFILGVSHLFFCIISILIQTLLRFYHQSTGILDINNLGIGWYSGLIFGVTGGIGIYVSRHMTKCSLATFLVLCVLSSIMCLPLLLIAVIGYEQFKTAHASFITYLLPLQIVVSILEAIISIISSCISCHGTCCAHSPLVKPNCECKQISQNDKLV